The following proteins come from a genomic window of Acetivibrio cellulolyticus CD2:
- the murD gene encoding UDP-N-acetylmuramoyl-L-alanine--D-glutamate ligase, producing MNRKLVEFKENIKGKKVAVLGIGISHTPLIKYLSGLGVDITAFDKADESKMTGVFDEFKGLDIKYSLGEDYLKNLKGFDVVFKTPGMRFDLPEIVEARNGGAQITSEMEVFFEVCPAQIFAVTGSDGKTTTTTLIYNMLTAQGYNCWLGGNIGTPLLSKIDEIKETDKVVLELSSFQLHTMTLSPNVAVVTNLAPNHLDMHKSMDEYIEAKKNIFLHQSKSDKVILNFDNDITREFSKDVKGNVVYFSRVNKIDSGAKMDGEMLVYSDGKDIREIVNSGDIVIPGVHNIENYLAAIAAVIDYVEIDTIKRVATTFKGVEHRIELVRELDGIKFYNDSIASSPSRTIAGLNSFKQKVILIAGGYDKKIPYDVMGEVLVNKVKCLVLVGQTAPKIEKALLDEVQRTGNGKDINVIKCSTLKEAVQKAYEFAKSGDIITMSPASASFDMFKNFEERGKQFKEFVNSM from the coding sequence TTGAATAGGAAGTTGGTTGAATTTAAGGAGAACATTAAAGGTAAGAAGGTTGCGGTTCTTGGTATTGGAATCAGCCATACACCCTTAATTAAGTATTTATCGGGGTTGGGTGTAGATATTACTGCATTTGATAAAGCAGATGAGAGTAAGATGACTGGTGTATTTGATGAATTTAAAGGGTTGGATATAAAGTATAGTCTTGGTGAAGATTATTTAAAGAATTTAAAAGGGTTTGATGTAGTTTTTAAGACTCCCGGGATGAGATTTGACTTGCCTGAAATTGTGGAAGCAAGAAATGGTGGGGCACAAATAACATCAGAAATGGAAGTCTTTTTTGAAGTATGTCCGGCGCAAATTTTTGCAGTTACCGGAAGTGACGGTAAGACAACAACTACAACTCTAATATACAACATGCTAACGGCGCAGGGATATAACTGCTGGCTTGGCGGCAATATAGGGACTCCTTTGCTTAGTAAGATCGATGAGATCAAGGAAACAGACAAGGTGGTTTTAGAGCTCAGCAGTTTCCAACTTCATACGATGACTTTAAGTCCGAATGTTGCTGTCGTTACTAATCTTGCTCCAAATCATCTTGATATGCATAAATCTATGGATGAGTATATTGAAGCAAAGAAAAATATATTCTTGCACCAATCAAAGAGTGACAAAGTTATTTTGAACTTTGACAATGATATAACACGGGAGTTTTCAAAAGACGTAAAGGGCAATGTTGTATATTTCAGCAGAGTAAACAAGATTGATTCTGGAGCAAAAATGGATGGAGAAATGCTCGTATATAGTGACGGGAAAGACATCAGAGAAATCGTAAATTCTGGAGATATTGTTATCCCAGGAGTACATAATATTGAAAATTATCTTGCGGCTATAGCGGCTGTAATAGATTATGTTGAGATTGACACAATAAAGAGAGTGGCTACAACTTTCAAAGGGGTAGAGCACAGAATAGAGCTCGTTAGGGAGTTGGATGGGATCAAGTTTTATAATGATTCTATTGCCAGCAGTCCTTCAAGAACTATAGCGGGCTTAAATTCCTTTAAGCAGAAGGTTATACTTATAGCAGGCGGTTATGATAAGAAGATACCTTATGATGTTATGGGTGAAGTGCTTGTAAATAAAGTGAAGTGCCTTGTACTTGTGGGTCAGACTGCTCCTAAGATAGAGAAGGCTTTATTGGACGAAGTCCAAAGAACAGGCAATGGAAAGGATATAAATGTAATTAAGTGCAGTACATTAAAAGAAGCTGTTCAAAAGGCATATGAATTCGCAAAATCAGGGGACATAATCACTATGTCACCAGCCAGTGCAAGTTTTGATATGTTTAAAAACTTTGAAGAAAGAGGAAAGCAGTTTAAGGAATTTGTAAACTCAATGTAA
- a CDS encoding KAP family P-loop NTPase fold protein, whose protein sequence is MIRDIERLEIPNSNPFKNDRFGREAIADNLEKIIRRSNGSLVISVDASWGMGKTTFIQMWKKKLSNSNRYQTLYFNAWENDDTNDPLVPIMASMEEELELVDNDGIEKVKEVGIQLVKKSLPSALKILTRGILDIEKIKLGDYNEEKLVELAGEIGSIELKNHKNQKQAKSKFKQELKDYRKLLKKKVIFFIDELDKCRPAYVIETLERIKHLFDIEGYIFILSLDKQQLIQCIKMFYGNEVDSSAFLRRFIDLEYSLPEPDRDSYLEFLVNKFELKNQNTEDFFIPYLKGFVKVYNLSLRDINKLIYYLNIVLPMSDLFALSQSWKVVDLQVFGIIYSLFPVLKTKSNDKYQQFINKNFDSDFVSEIITFNPEETFKDIRFSRFNQLFIDIVSKLLKLNKDSDISSEDYWIRLESRPDSEFNLIWLLDDKSKKLRFINDFEFADRFQLDK, encoded by the coding sequence ATGATTAGGGATATTGAGCGTCTTGAAATACCTAATAGCAATCCTTTTAAAAATGACAGGTTTGGCAGAGAGGCAATTGCAGATAATTTAGAAAAAATAATACGCAGAAGTAATGGAAGTTTGGTTATTAGCGTTGATGCAAGTTGGGGTATGGGAAAGACGACATTTATACAAATGTGGAAAAAGAAGCTGAGTAATAGCAACAGATATCAAACCCTATATTTTAATGCTTGGGAAAATGATGACACAAATGACCCTTTAGTGCCTATTATGGCTAGCATGGAAGAGGAATTAGAGCTGGTAGATAATGATGGTATAGAAAAAGTTAAAGAAGTTGGAATTCAACTTGTAAAAAAATCTCTTCCGTCAGCATTAAAAATATTAACTCGTGGTATTCTAGACATAGAAAAAATAAAACTAGGTGATTATAATGAAGAAAAACTGGTTGAGTTGGCAGGGGAGATAGGCAGTATTGAACTTAAAAACCATAAGAATCAAAAGCAGGCAAAATCAAAATTTAAACAGGAATTAAAGGACTATCGGAAATTACTAAAAAAGAAAGTTATCTTTTTCATTGATGAACTCGATAAATGTAGACCTGCTTATGTTATTGAAACTCTTGAAAGAATAAAACACTTATTTGATATTGAAGGATATATTTTTATTCTTTCGCTTGATAAACAACAACTAATACAATGCATAAAAATGTTTTATGGAAATGAAGTTGATTCTTCAGCATTTTTAAGGAGATTTATTGATCTTGAGTACTCATTACCTGAACCGGACAGGGATAGTTATCTTGAATTTTTAGTTAATAAGTTTGAATTAAAAAATCAAAATACTGAAGACTTTTTTATTCCTTACTTAAAAGGTTTTGTAAAGGTATATAACCTGAGCTTGAGAGATATAAACAAGTTGATTTATTATTTGAATATTGTTTTGCCTATGAGTGATTTGTTTGCTTTGTCGCAAAGCTGGAAAGTTGTTGATTTACAAGTGTTTGGGATTATTTATTCATTGTTTCCGGTTTTAAAAACTAAATCAAATGATAAATACCAACAATTTATAAATAAAAACTTCGATTCAGATTTTGTTTCAGAGATTATTACTTTTAATCCCGAAGAAACATTTAAGGATATTAGATTTAGCCGTTTTAATCAACTATTCATTGATATAGTAAGTAAGTTACTAAAATTAAATAAAGATTCTGATATCAGTAGTGAAGATTATTGGATTAGGCTTGAGAGCAGGCCGGATTCAGAATTTAACTTAATCTGGCTGCTAGATGACAAAAGTAAGAAGCTAAGGTTTATTAATGATTTTGAGTTTGCAGACAGATTTCAGCTTGATAAGTAG
- a CDS encoding nucleotidyltransferase domain-containing protein codes for MSLANDRVLNRVTEIFERCAEQVGVVIVSVVLYGSRARGDYSSQSDYEFLILIEESTELEKFILLNDTLKYELLKQKCMNVKTLLYTPEIFEEILYKDTLVGTFLYMICRDNIPLFDRKGTFMYIRERLANSNNNRKSEEVFLEQCIDFSKQMGSEKWERKWDRTLLQFRYQKKRKSAY; via the coding sequence GTGAGCCTTGCAAATGACAGGGTTTTAAATCGCGTCACTGAAATATTTGAAAGATGTGCCGAACAGGTTGGAGTTGTCATTGTCAGTGTCGTGCTGTATGGATCGAGAGCAAGAGGAGATTATAGTTCACAGAGTGATTATGAGTTCTTGATTCTTATTGAAGAAAGTACAGAACTAGAAAAGTTTATCTTATTAAATGACACATTAAAGTATGAGCTTTTGAAACAAAAATGTATGAATGTAAAAACACTGTTGTACACTCCGGAAATATTTGAGGAAATACTTTATAAGGATACGCTGGTGGGTACTTTTCTGTATATGATTTGTAGGGATAATATACCCTTGTTTGATAGAAAAGGAACGTTTATGTATATTAGAGAACGTTTAGCAAATAGCAATAACAATAGAAAAAGTGAGGAAGTATTTTTAGAGCAGTGCATTGATTTTTCAAAGCAGATGGGCTCTGAAAAGTGGGAACGCAAATGGGACAGAACCCTGTTGCAGTTTAGGTACCAAAAGAAAAGAAAAAGTGCATATTGA
- a CDS encoding AAA family ATPase has product MKERIVRIQKIELINLKNVGKGTIQFACNIKDDIFEDKADLLGIYGQNGSGKTTLIYALGLFKSLVMGNRLGKDCGNYIKFGNGSATCVFELSIIDANKQQFMMVYEFELKKNEVEIEQTDFLEFDEDKKNEDRENQVYVSMEKVSMSTLVGEKWSKLTPVLSYCEEEDNILSPKIRLSQLISGDKKIEDELRVTRLLMKKSSKSFLFSKELNKIIQNSKMDVEYKNIFNILHEYATYNLHVISNAENGIINANIALPLSFVLKEKDSFSLLKGSLNLNGTSVIPVKFFDSISEKMEMINLVLKEIIPGLTINLKKLGTGIDKNNEEIVLAQIIAIRGDTQIPLKYESDGIKKLVSILYGLIMVFNNSSTTLAVDEFDSGIFEYLLGEILKVVEENGKGQLIFTSHNLRPLEVINKKNIMFTTTNENNRYIRFKNVKTNNNFRDLYFHDIILGGQNECIYETTNPYMIRRAFRMAGHEDGK; this is encoded by the coding sequence ATGAAAGAAAGAATTGTTAGAATACAAAAAATAGAGCTAATTAATTTGAAAAATGTGGGTAAGGGAACTATACAGTTTGCTTGCAATATAAAAGACGATATTTTTGAAGACAAGGCAGATTTGTTAGGTATATATGGACAAAATGGTTCTGGCAAAACGACACTAATTTATGCATTGGGACTATTTAAAAGTTTGGTAATGGGCAATAGATTAGGAAAAGACTGTGGCAATTATATTAAGTTTGGAAATGGAAGTGCAACATGTGTATTTGAACTTAGTATAATTGATGCTAATAAACAGCAGTTTATGATGGTATATGAATTTGAATTAAAGAAAAATGAAGTAGAGATAGAACAGACAGATTTTCTTGAATTTGATGAAGATAAAAAGAATGAGGATAGAGAAAACCAAGTCTATGTATCAATGGAAAAAGTGAGCATGTCTACGCTGGTTGGTGAAAAATGGTCAAAATTAACACCAGTATTAAGCTATTGTGAGGAAGAAGATAATATATTATCACCTAAAATAAGATTATCTCAATTGATATCAGGAGATAAAAAGATTGAAGATGAACTTAGAGTGACAAGGCTATTAATGAAAAAGTCATCAAAATCATTTTTGTTTTCTAAAGAATTAAATAAGATTATTCAAAATAGTAAGATGGATGTTGAGTATAAGAACATTTTTAATATTTTACATGAATATGCAACCTATAATTTGCATGTTATTAGTAATGCTGAAAATGGAATTATTAATGCCAATATTGCTCTACCGCTTTCTTTTGTTCTAAAGGAAAAAGATAGTTTTTCGTTATTAAAGGGAAGTTTAAATTTAAATGGGACATCGGTAATACCTGTAAAGTTTTTTGATTCTATTAGTGAAAAGATGGAAATGATTAATTTAGTATTGAAAGAAATAATTCCAGGTTTGACAATCAACTTGAAAAAACTTGGAACAGGAATTGACAAAAATAATGAAGAAATCGTATTAGCACAAATCATTGCTATTAGAGGAGACACACAAATTCCTCTGAAATATGAGTCCGATGGGATTAAGAAACTTGTTTCGATTCTGTATGGATTAATTATGGTTTTTAATAATTCGTCTACAACATTAGCGGTTGATGAATTTGATTCTGGTATTTTTGAATATTTACTAGGTGAAATATTAAAGGTAGTTGAGGAGAATGGAAAAGGTCAATTGATTTTCACTTCCCATAACTTAAGACCACTTGAAGTTATAAATAAGAAAAACATAATGTTTACAACTACTAATGAAAACAATAGATATATTAGATTTAAAAATGTTAAAACAAATAACAATTTTAGAGATTTATATTTTCATGATATTATTTTGGGAGGACAAAATGAGTGCATATACGAGACGACCAATCCATATATGATTCGTAGAGCCTTTAGAATGGCAGGTCATGAAGATGGCAAATAA
- a CDS encoding sensor histidine kinase has product MKSYNKIFIGVIAFTIFAFIAANAIMLNAGQSESGRPYRVEINRLARVIEENGFESVDLSQCVYVVNIEKYGGDFYNAESDYVVREIGGELYRFDYTANENNNDIFLIVNFFLTVMSVMIIAVMIYIRSKIILPFDKLKEIPYELSKGNLTSPIKENKSRFFGRFIWGVDLLRENMEEQKKRELDLQKEKKTLLLSLSHDIKTPLSAIKLYSKALSKGLYADKEKQSEISESISIKADEIECFVSQIISASRDNFLSLVVNNGEFYLSELVKRIADYYSERLALIKTDFKVESFTNCLLKGDIDRSIEVLQNIIENAVKYGDGKEICIAFSEEENCLLISVQNSGCTLPEAELPHIFESFWRGSNSDKTGGSGLGLYICRQIMHKMCGDVFAEINNSFLFVTAVFQKA; this is encoded by the coding sequence ATGAAAAGCTACAACAAGATTTTTATTGGGGTAATTGCTTTTACCATTTTTGCTTTCATTGCCGCAAACGCGATTATGCTCAATGCGGGGCAATCCGAAAGCGGCAGACCGTATCGTGTTGAAATCAACAGGCTTGCTCGAGTAATTGAAGAAAACGGATTTGAAAGCGTAGATTTATCTCAATGCGTTTATGTAGTCAATATTGAAAAATACGGCGGCGATTTTTACAATGCCGAAAGCGATTATGTTGTGCGTGAAATCGGCGGTGAGCTTTATCGCTTCGATTATACTGCCAATGAGAATAACAACGACATCTTTTTAATAGTGAACTTTTTTCTTACTGTTATGTCTGTTATGATCATTGCCGTAATGATTTACATAAGAAGTAAAATAATTTTACCGTTTGATAAGCTTAAAGAGATTCCTTATGAGCTTTCAAAAGGCAATCTGACTTCACCCATAAAGGAAAACAAAAGCCGCTTTTTCGGAAGATTTATCTGGGGAGTTGACCTGCTTCGTGAAAATATGGAGGAGCAGAAAAAGCGCGAGCTTGATTTACAAAAGGAAAAGAAAACGCTACTGCTTTCCCTATCGCACGATATAAAAACGCCGCTGTCCGCAATCAAGCTTTATTCAAAGGCGCTGTCAAAGGGATTGTATGCGGATAAGGAAAAACAGTCGGAGATTTCAGAGAGTATAAGCATAAAGGCGGATGAAATAGAGTGCTTTGTGTCACAGATTATAAGTGCGTCAAGAGATAATTTTTTAAGTCTTGTGGTGAACAACGGCGAATTTTATCTGTCCGAGCTTGTAAAAAGAATCGCGGATTATTATTCCGAAAGGCTGGCGCTTATCAAGACAGATTTTAAAGTTGAAAGCTTCACGAACTGCTTGCTGAAGGGCGATATTGACAGAAGCATTGAAGTGCTTCAGAATATTATTGAAAATGCCGTAAAATACGGCGACGGAAAAGAAATATGCATTGCATTTTCCGAAGAGGAAAACTGCCTTTTGATATCCGTCCAAAACAGCGGCTGTACGCTTCCGGAAGCTGAACTGCCACATATTTTTGAAAGCTTCTGGAGAGGTTCAAACTCCGATAAAACAGGCGGAAGCGGACTCGGGCTTTATATCTGCCGACAGATTATGCATAAAATGTGCGGCGATGTTTTTGCTGAAATAAATAACAGTTTTCTATTTGTTACGGCAGTTTTTCAAAAGGCATAA
- a CDS encoding response regulator transcription factor translates to MTDILIVEDNKEIAGLLCDFLRAESYTVSVCENGEKALQLYEKYGARLVVLDIMLPGMDGFAVCSKIRKTSNTPIIIVSAKSEKYDKLNGLILGADDYIEKPYDIDILLAKISGIFKRRYALDEVIEGNLRLNRAEKAAYLDDVPLEMTAKEFELLLLLVENKGKTLKKEYIFNQIWGSDSFSEQQTLTVHIKWLRQKIEHNPKEPQHIQTVWGVGYKFV, encoded by the coding sequence ATGACAGATATTTTAATTGTGGAGGACAATAAGGAAATTGCAGGACTGCTTTGCGATTTTCTCAGAGCCGAAAGTTATACCGTATCCGTTTGCGAAAACGGCGAAAAAGCCTTGCAGCTGTACGAAAAGTATGGTGCAAGGCTTGTTGTGCTTGATATTATGCTGCCCGGAATGGACGGGTTTGCGGTATGCTCTAAAATTCGTAAGACAAGCAACACACCGATTATTATTGTAAGCGCAAAATCGGAAAAGTATGACAAGCTTAACGGCTTGATTTTAGGAGCTGACGACTACATAGAAAAGCCATATGATATTGATATTCTGCTTGCTAAAATAAGCGGAATTTTCAAGCGCAGATATGCTCTTGACGAAGTAATTGAGGGTAATCTGAGGCTCAACAGGGCGGAGAAAGCAGCATATCTTGACGATGTGCCGCTCGAAATGACAGCAAAGGAATTCGAGCTGTTATTGCTTTTGGTTGAGAATAAAGGAAAAACTCTGAAAAAGGAATACATATTTAATCAGATATGGGGCAGCGACAGCTTTTCCGAACAGCAGACCTTAACTGTGCATATAAAATGGCTGCGGCAAAAAATTGAGCATAACCCGAAAGAGCCGCAGCATATTCAGACTGTCTGGGGCGTGGGGTATAAGTTTGTATGA
- a CDS encoding ABC transporter permease — translation MYLNILKKDLKRKKTMNIILLLFIALAAMFVSSSVNNIIAVTGGLDYYFGKAGITDYFAATMSKSLTEDIKTTLDNSDNVESYGIEPVIYLSSGNVFYNGEKTDKISNTSFIMPCDKMQITYFDADNNPIRSVEKGKVLISCGLMKDAGMSVGDKIEIKIGSTKKSFEIAGNFKDAALGSKIMYMIRFMVNPEDYADFSADSDAGLYDGSLCYIKSNDVNALDKELSDIDSGILFMCTKATLKFTYIMNMIVACILLVVSVCLILISFAAMSFTITFTLNEEFREIGVMKAIGINNTKIRGLYIVKYIALSVIGSVIGFFAGIPFGNMMLESISQEMVIGSESSYFVNILCSLGVVAVITLFCFSCTAKIKKYSPIDAVRSGETGERFHKKGILRIGKSRLDTVSFLAANDVLSSPKRYAIIMLAFTLCLSLVIIIANTANTLKSGQLINYLGMVESDVYYSDDVKLMECISADGEKKMVDLLAKTEKELADNDMPAHCSCEILFKVNVGYKDNICKISAFKGYGTTADEYVYIEGSAPQNADEIAITEITADKLGAKIGDLVTIKWHSGEKKYIISALYTSLNNLGEGIRLNENADADFVNTQGAMAAQIDFNDNPNSEEIQKRIEKLKDILNCDKIRTSSEYVSEIIRVSETLDSVKMLVIVISMIIALLVTALIERSFIEKEKGEIAMLKAIGFKTGAVIKRDTIRLMLASVISSVIAVLISTPLTKLVINPIMGMMGATNGVIYEIAPTEVFLLYPIMMIAATTLTAFLTSLYSAKIKAADASNIE, via the coding sequence ATGTATCTTAACATACTAAAAAAAGATCTTAAACGCAAGAAAACAATGAATATTATTCTGCTGTTATTTATTGCCCTTGCGGCAATGTTTGTTTCAAGCAGCGTTAACAATATTATTGCCGTGACCGGAGGACTTGACTATTATTTCGGCAAGGCAGGAATTACGGACTATTTTGCTGCAACAATGAGCAAAAGCCTTACGGAAGACATTAAAACAACACTTGACAATAGTGACAACGTGGAAAGCTACGGAATTGAGCCTGTGATTTATTTAAGCAGTGGCAATGTGTTTTACAACGGTGAAAAGACCGATAAAATCAGCAATACTTCGTTTATTATGCCATGCGATAAAATGCAGATTACCTATTTTGACGCTGACAACAACCCGATACGGTCTGTGGAAAAAGGCAAGGTTCTTATTTCCTGCGGCCTTATGAAGGACGCTGGAATGAGCGTAGGCGATAAAATTGAAATCAAGATTGGCAGCACTAAAAAGTCCTTTGAAATTGCGGGAAACTTCAAGGACGCAGCGCTTGGCTCAAAAATAATGTATATGATTCGGTTTATGGTCAATCCCGAAGATTACGCGGATTTTTCGGCAGACAGCGATGCAGGGCTTTACGATGGCAGCCTTTGCTACATAAAATCCAACGACGTAAACGCTCTTGACAAAGAATTAAGCGACATTGACAGCGGAATTTTATTTATGTGTACAAAAGCTACGCTGAAATTTACTTACATAATGAATATGATTGTAGCGTGTATATTGCTGGTAGTAAGTGTTTGCCTGATACTTATTTCATTTGCGGCAATGAGCTTTACCATTACATTTACTCTTAATGAGGAATTCCGTGAGATAGGGGTTATGAAAGCAATAGGCATAAACAATACAAAAATACGCGGACTATATATTGTGAAGTATATTGCTCTTTCAGTCATAGGCTCTGTGATAGGATTTTTCGCGGGAATACCCTTCGGAAATATGATGCTTGAAAGCATATCGCAAGAAATGGTTATCGGCTCGGAAAGCAGTTATTTTGTTAATATACTCTGCTCGTTGGGAGTTGTGGCAGTTATAACTCTTTTCTGCTTCTCCTGTACTGCAAAAATAAAAAAATACTCGCCGATTGACGCGGTTAGGAGCGGCGAAACGGGTGAACGCTTTCACAAAAAGGGTATTCTCCGTATAGGAAAAAGCCGTCTTGACACAGTTTCATTTCTTGCCGCAAACGACGTTTTAAGCAGCCCGAAAAGATATGCGATAATAATGCTTGCATTTACATTATGTCTGTCGCTTGTAATAATAATTGCAAATACCGCTAACACGCTAAAAAGCGGACAGCTTATAAATTATCTGGGGATGGTTGAAAGCGACGTTTATTATTCCGATGACGTCAAGCTTATGGAATGCATTTCTGCCGACGGCGAGAAAAAAATGGTGGATCTCCTTGCCAAAACTGAAAAAGAGCTTGCGGACAACGATATGCCTGCGCACTGCTCATGCGAAATTCTTTTTAAGGTCAATGTTGGATATAAGGATAATATTTGTAAAATATCTGCGTTTAAAGGCTACGGTACAACAGCGGACGAATATGTTTACATTGAGGGAAGCGCACCGCAGAATGCTGACGAAATTGCAATTACAGAAATCACTGCTGACAAGCTCGGTGCAAAAATCGGCGACTTGGTTACGATAAAATGGCACAGCGGCGAAAAAAAATATATTATTTCTGCGCTTTATACGTCATTGAACAATTTGGGTGAGGGAATACGTCTTAATGAAAATGCTGACGCTGATTTCGTAAACACTCAGGGAGCAATGGCGGCTCAGATTGATTTTAATGACAATCCGAACAGCGAAGAAATACAGAAAAGAATTGAAAAGCTAAAAGATATTTTGAATTGCGACAAGATTCGCACATCAAGCGAATATGTTTCCGAAATTATTAGAGTTTCAGAAACGCTTGATTCTGTAAAGATGCTTGTTATTGTGATTTCAATGATAATTGCACTTCTTGTTACGGCGCTTATAGAGCGTTCGTTCATCGAAAAGGAAAAGGGAGAAATTGCTATGCTCAAAGCGATAGGCTTCAAAACCGGTGCTGTTATAAAACGTGATACAATTCGGCTTATGCTCGCTTCGGTGATATCGTCTGTAATTGCGGTACTGATTTCAACTCCGCTGACAAAGCTTGTTATAAATCCGATTATGGGAATGATGGGTGCGACTAACGGCGTAATATATGAGATTGCTCCGACAGAGGTTTTCCTGCTTTATCCGATAATGATGATTGCAGCAACAACTCTTACAGCATTTCTCACATCACTTTATTCTGCAAAAATCAAAGCCGCAGACGCCTCAAATATTGAATAA
- a CDS encoding ABC transporter ATP-binding protein, with the protein MNTVLNVRDLCKTYILNKHQNNVLKNVNFSITEGEIVAVMGPSGSGKSTLLYAVSGMDNVTAGEVDFCGENITKLNEKKLAELRLDEMGFIFQQMYMLKNLTIEDNILLPAFQSKKNTASKNDKINSGRDLMRKLGIIDIADNDITEVSGGQLQRACICRSMINKPKMIFADEPTGALNRSSSDEVMEELAKLNAGGATIMLVTHDVKVAAKCTRVLYIVDGNIKGEYSLDRYTSPSQLRERERTLNNWLLEMGW; encoded by the coding sequence ATGAATACAGTTTTAAATGTAAGGGATTTGTGCAAAACTTATATCTTAAACAAACATCAGAACAATGTGCTGAAAAATGTAAATTTCAGCATCACCGAAGGTGAAATAGTAGCTGTTATGGGACCGTCCGGTTCGGGAAAATCAACTTTGCTTTATGCCGTTTCTGGAATGGATAACGTTACCGCGGGCGAGGTAGATTTTTGCGGCGAAAATATTACAAAGCTGAATGAAAAAAAACTTGCTGAGCTGCGTCTTGACGAAATGGGTTTCATTTTTCAACAGATGTATATGCTCAAAAATCTCACAATTGAAGATAATATTCTTCTTCCGGCTTTTCAGTCGAAAAAGAATACCGCTTCGAAAAATGACAAAATTAATTCGGGACGCGATTTAATGCGTAAGCTTGGTATTATCGACATTGCTGACAACGATATAACCGAGGTTTCCGGCGGTCAGCTTCAGCGCGCCTGTATCTGCCGCAGTATGATAAACAAACCGAAAATGATTTTTGCTGACGAGCCGACGGGCGCATTAAACCGTAGCTCATCGGATGAGGTTATGGAGGAGCTTGCAAAACTCAATGCCGGCGGTGCTACCATTATGCTTGTCACTCACGACGTAAAGGTTGCGGCTAAATGTACAAGGGTTTTATATATTGTTGACGGAAACATAAAAGGAGAGTATAGTTTAGACAGATATACTTCGCCCTCTCAGCTCAGGGAGCGTGAACGTACTCTTAACAATTGGCTTCTTGAAATGGGCTGGTAA
- a CDS encoding glycosyltransferase has translation MKITIIITPFIADQPFWGRQVSKLGLGTKPISYHKLSAEKLAELINICLNDENMKASAKEFGERIRSENGVEKAAHSIDKYLSSLKNW, from the coding sequence ATGAAAATAACTATTATCATCACTCCGTTTATTGCAGACCAGCCTTTCTGGGGGCGGCAAGTCTCAAAGCTTGGCTTAGGAACAAAGCCAATTTCCTACCACAAATTGTCTGCAGAAAAGCTTGCGGAGTTGATAAATATTTGTTTGAATGATGAAAACATGAAGGCAAGTGCAAAAGAGTTTGGTGAAAGAATTCGCTCGGAAAATGGTGTCGAAAAAGCGGCACATAGTATTGATAAATATTTAAGTTCGTTGAAAAATTGGTAA